A genomic region of Verrucomicrobiota bacterium contains the following coding sequences:
- a CDS encoding PmoA family protein — translation MKSLMIRSVPFLSSLILASFPLAAQVSTKKTDEAVHVFVADNPVLTYNTEMVQPPAGMDKIYERSGFIHPLYSPSGKVLTDDFPVGHVHQHAIFNAWTRTTFKHEVVDFWNQHGGTGMVKHTKLGTVKDDSFEAKLQQISLKQGPALNEEWKIKVNDSRDPFIIDFEIEQGCATENEVYLHPYHYGGFGFRGSGHWSPEDEAHYEGSMKILTGEGVSGIEESNHTHPKWIAVYGTIDKEEAGFVVMDHPSNFRYPQSVRVHPRMPYFVFSPVIDGSFIIKPGFVYQANYRIVTFDGNPDAEKIEGWYKDFAGGKAKK, via the coding sequence ATGAAATCTCTTATGATCAGATCGGTTCCTTTTCTATCTTCATTGATCCTCGCTTCTTTTCCTCTTGCTGCTCAAGTCAGTACGAAGAAAACGGATGAAGCGGTTCATGTTTTCGTAGCTGATAATCCGGTACTCACCTATAACACGGAGATGGTCCAACCACCGGCTGGCATGGACAAGATATATGAGCGAAGCGGTTTTATTCATCCACTTTACTCGCCTTCGGGCAAAGTGCTCACGGATGACTTTCCGGTTGGTCATGTCCATCAGCACGCCATTTTTAATGCCTGGACCCGGACTACATTTAAACATGAGGTAGTCGATTTCTGGAATCAGCATGGAGGAACTGGTATGGTCAAACACACCAAGCTTGGCACGGTGAAAGACGATTCCTTTGAGGCTAAACTACAGCAGATCAGTTTAAAACAAGGACCCGCACTCAATGAAGAGTGGAAAATTAAAGTAAATGACAGTAGAGATCCGTTTATCATTGATTTTGAAATTGAGCAGGGTTGCGCCACAGAAAATGAAGTTTACTTACATCCTTACCACTATGGCGGATTTGGCTTTCGTGGCAGTGGACATTGGAGCCCTGAGGACGAGGCACACTATGAAGGGTCTATGAAGATTTTAACCGGTGAAGGAGTCAGCGGCATCGAAGAAAGTAATCATACTCATCCAAAGTGGATTGCAGTGTATGGCACAATCGACAAAGAGGAGGCTGGGTTTGTTGTCATGGATCATCCGTCCAACTTTCGCTATCCGCAATCAGTTCGGGTGCATCCGAGGATGCCCTATTTTGTGTTTTCCCCAGTGATTGATGGATCCTTTATAATCAAACCCGGTTTTGTGTATCAGGCAAACTACCGGATCGTGACTTTCGACGGAAATCCGGATGCGGAAAAAATTGAAGGATGGTATAAAGACTTTGCTGGGGGGAAAGCTAAGAAGTAA